From Pagrus major chromosome 6, Pma_NU_1.0, one genomic window encodes:
- the gata1a gene encoding GATA binding protein 1a, whose translation MDDSSEQSHWVSPALLSSDPLASFSSEPGLLPQGEEGEAFFSSQDHDLASLPSFFSNPSHSRAPSSYRHNSVRQVFSSPSLLSNLQLLDGPVSHSLSSPYSASASTWSSTKLHSHTPTSLYTPGISSFTTSRDGYSSPGRDGRESPRLQEALKAERLSPLGGSGASSSFLNLTPAAGSVYTPSSHSHPHMLSPYSSYMTGPQDYNSAALYSSPGSWISPSYSPKLHNKMRISTPEARECVNCGATATPLWRRDGTGHYLCNACGLYHKMNGQNRPLIRPKKRLIVSKRAGTLCANCHTSTTTLWRRNANGEPVCNACGLYFKLHNVNRPLTMKKDGIQTRNRKVSNKNKKNKKAAMFESYSDMTQPSSLDANGGPYSLGPGTLLTYSHTPHLIPTQSPLHPSASLPYAHHLNSGMVPTLV comes from the exons ATGGATGATTCATCAGAGCAGTCCCACTGGGTGTCTCCGGCTCTGCTCAGCTCAGATCCTCTGGCCAGTTTCTCCTCGGAGCCCGGCCTGCTGCCTcaaggagaagagggagaggccTTCTTCTCCAGCCAGGACCATGACCTTGCCAGCCTGCCCTCCTTCTTCTCCAACCCGAGCCACAGCCGAGCGCCATCCAGCTACAGACACAACTCGG TCCGTCAGGTGTTCAGCTCGCCAAGCCTCCTCAGCAACCTCCAGCTGCTGGACGGGCCGGTCAGCCACTCTCTGAGCTCACCCTACAGCGCCTCAGCCTCCACCTGGAGCAGCACCAAGCTGCACTCACACACCCCAACATCCCTCTACACCCCTGGAATCTCCTCCTTCACCACCTCCAGAGACGGATACTCGTCTCCAGGCAGAGATGGCAGGGAGAGCCCCCGGCTTCAGGAGGCCTTGAAGGCCGAGCGCCTGAGCCCCCTGGGGGGTTCGGGGGCCAGCAGCAGTTTCCTGAACCTGACCCCTGCTGCTGGGAGTGTGTACACTCCTTCGTCCCACTCCCACCCACACATGCTGAGCCCCTACAGCTCGTACATGACAGGCCCACAGGACTACAACTCTGCCGCCCTCTACTCGAGCCCTGGGTCCTGGATCAGCCCCTCATACTCGCCCAAACTCCACAATAAGATGCGGATATCCACTCCAG AGGCCAGAGAGTGTGTTAACTGTGGAGCCACAGCTACCCCTCTGTGGCGCAGGGATGGTACAGGCCACTACCTGTGTAACGCCTGTGGACTGTACCACAAGATGAATGGCCAGAACAGACCGCTGATCCGACCCAAGAAGAGACTG attGTCAGCAAGCGGGCCGGCACACTGTGTGCCAACTGTCACACCAGCACAACAACACTGTGGAGACGCAATGCCAATGGAGAGCCTGTGTGTAACGCCTGTGGACTCTATTTTAAACTGCACAAT gTCAACCGTCCCCTCACCATGAAGAAGGACGGTATCCAAACTCGCAACAGGAAAGTGTccaacaagaacaagaagaacaagaaggCGGCCATGTTTGAGTCATACTCAGACATGACTCAGCCATCCTCCCTGGACGCCAACGGCGGGCCCTATTCCCTCGGCCCCGGGACCCTCCTCACCTACAGCCACACGCCACACCTTATCCCAACACAATCACCCCTGCATCCCTCTGCATCCTTACCCTACGCACACCACCTCAACTCTGGCATGGTGCCCACACTGGTGTGA
- the LOC140997495 gene encoding ras-related protein rab7, which yields MTERKSPVTLKVILIGNSGVGKSSFMNRFVNHRFTNMYRSTVGTDFLSKTVSIDRDTVTLQMWDTAGTERFQSLGTPLYRGAHCCMLVFDVTSRASFSALEGWRKEFLIQGEPEDPAGFPFIVLGNKTDLSDREVSGRQARQWCEEIGAEYFEGSAKDDHNVEEPFLRAAQGGLQQYKKHTLENTGHFQITCKQPRETRNTCEC from the exons ATGACGGAGAGGAAAAGTCCAGTTACACTTAAAGTGATCCTCATAGGAAACTCTGG GGTTGGGAAATCCTCCTTCATGAACAGATTTGTGAATCACCGCTTCACCAACATGTACCGCAGCACTGTAGGGACTGACTTCCTCTCCAAAACAGTCAGCATAGACAGGGACACAGTGACCCTGCAG ATGTGGGACACAGCAGGGACAGAGAGGTTCCAGTCTCTGGGCACTCCTCTGTACAGAGGAGCCCACTGCTGCATGCTGGTGTTTGATGTCACATCCAGAGCCAGTTTCTCGGCCCTGGAGGGCTGGAGGAAGGAGTTTCTGATCCAGGGCGAGCCTGAGGACCCAGCTGGCTTCCCCTTCATCGTGCTGGGAAACAAGACTGACCTGAGCGACAGGGAG GTGTCTGGCAGGCAGGCCCGGCAGTGGTGTGAAGAGATAGGAGCAGAATACTTTGAGGGAAGCGCCAAAGACGATCACAACGTGGAAGAGCCGTTTCTGAGAGCGGCTCAGGGCGGCTTACAACAG tacaaaaaacacacattggaAAATACAGGACATTTCCAGATAACCTGCAAACAGCCGAGAGAAACTCGCAACACCTGTGAGTGCTGA
- the hcfc1a gene encoding host cell factor 1a, which produces MSAPGSAVSGTTASVLQPRWKRVLGWSGPVPRPRHGHRAVAIKELMVVFGGGNEGIVDELHVYNTATNQWFIPAVRGDIPPGCAAYGFVCDGTRLLVFGGMVEYGKYSNDLYELQASRWEWKKLKAKNPKNGPPPCPRLGHSFSLVGNKCYLFGGLANDSEDPKNNIPRYLNDLYTLELRAGSSVVGWDIPITYGVLPPPRESHTAVVYTEKTSRKSRLIIYGGMSGCRLGDLWTLDIDTLTWNKPSVSGTAPLPRSLHSATTITNKMYVFGGWVPLVMDDVKVATHEKEWKCTNTLACLNLDSMCWETVLMDTLEDNIPRARAGHCAVAINSRLYVWSGRDGYRKAWNNQVCCKDLWYLETERPHAPARVQLVRANTNSLEVSWGAVSTADTYLLQLQKYDIPATPAAASPAMSATPSQPLNSPKSPAPAAAAPSAQSLSQTAVLKVAAQQSATGTSVVTVRPSQPGKSPLTVTSLPPGVRMVVPAQTTQGSPIGSSPQMSGMAALAAAAAATQKIPPSSAGTVLNVPAGATILKTVAVSPGTATVKMASPVMVSNPATRMLKTAAAQVGTATASSPTTTRPIITVHKSGAVTVAQQAQVVTTVVGGVTKTITLVKSPLTMGSSGTLISNLGKMMSVVQTKPVQTSAVTGQASTNPLTQIIQTKGPLPAGTILKLVTSADGKPTTIITTSQAGGTGNKPTILNISGVSPTTTKQGTTIIKTIPMSAIMTQPGATGVTSSAGMKTPITILTTKVMTTGTPGKIITAVPKLATAAGQQGLTQVVLKGAPGQPGTILRTVPMSTVGGVRLVTPVTVSAVKPTVTTLVVKGTTGVTTLGTVTGTVSTSLAGGAVDSSNASLVTPITTLGTIATLSSQVISPSAITVSTAQTSLTSASTLPSSTMTVQNQPTQVTLITTPSGVEAQPVQDLPVSILASPTSEQPSSTEAGAAGEGSGTVTLVCSNPPCETHETGTTNTATTSSATIGAGQVCSNPPCETHETGTTNTATTSSATIGAGQVCSNPPCETHETGTTNTATTASSNMSALRVCSNPPCETHETGTTNTATTASSSMGGVQQLCSNPPCETHVTGTTNTATQASSSMNAGQTGTTQRVCSNPPCETHETGTTNTPSTATSSMGGDQTSTATGMVQTVCSNPPCETHETGTTNTATTATCNMETGEGTAQQTEEGAEDTSSTEAASTTAATGMVTTTQGRAITTVTQSTPAPGPSVPSISSITEGVSTAASSTEEPMQTDETASAEAAPAEEGATAMETQAEGEAAAATALNLPSELMSEGQGATLMVTGLSDEELAVTAAAEAAAQAAATEEAQALAIQAVLQAAQQAVMNEGDSTGESQQPTSIPIMLTQQELAALVQQQQQLQEAQAAAQQASVDTSLPTEGLAPADSLNDPSVESNGHNEMAAAVTSAVASLLPRTTAETLAPSSTFAPSVSVASPAKLQAAAALAEVANGIEGEKQGPQPTPVKPVVKKENQWFDVGIVKVTNMVVTHFYVPADDSHGDDDSGIMPDYSQMKKMELQPGTAYKFRVAGINACGRGSFSEISAFKTCLPGFPGAPCAIKISKSPDGAHLTWEPPSVTSGKIIEYSVYLAIQSNQTAEAKASTPAQLAFMRVYCGPNPSCLVQSSSLSNAHIDYTTKPAIIFRIAARNEKGYGPATQVRWLQESGKDAASAKPAPKRPGTSPDTKTTGPKKARTDQ; this is translated from the exons ATGTCTGCCCCTGGCTCCGCGGTGTCTGGGACCACAGCGTCGGTTCTGCAGCCGCGGTGGAAACGGGTCCTCGGATGGTCCGGTCCTGTACCCCGGCCCAGACATGGACACAGAGCTGTGGCTATAAAGGAGCTTATGGTTGTCTTTGGCGGTGGAAACGAAGGAATTGTTGATGAATTACATGTATACAACACTG CAACAAACCAGTGGTTTATCCCAGCCGTCCGTGGTGATATCCCCCCTGGATGTGCTGCATATGGTTTTGTTTGCGATGGCACAAGATTGCTGGTGTTTGGTGGAATGGTGGAGTATGGGAAGTACAGCAACGATCTCTATGAACTACAG GCCAGCAGATGGGAATGGAAGAAGTTGAAAGCAAAAAACCCAAAGAATGGACCCCCTCCTTGTCCTCGTCTTGGCCACAGTTTTTCCCTGGTTGGCAACAAATGCTACCTGTTCGGTGGACTGGCCAATGACAGCGAGGACCCAAAAAACAACATTCCCAG ATACCTGAATGATCTGTACACACTTGAGCTTCGTGCGGGTTCCAGCGTTGTTGGATGGGATATACCAATCACATACGGAGTTCTGCCTCCTCCCCGTGAGAGCCACACTGCTGTGGTATACACAGAAAAGACGAGCAGGAAATCTCGCCTGATAATCTATGGAGGGATGAGCGGTTGTCGTCTCGGAGATCTGTGGACACTTGATATTG ATACTCTGACATGGAACAAACCTTCAGTAAGCGGGACAGCACCACTCCCCAGAAGTCTTCACTCTGCCACCACCATCACAAACAA GATGTATGTTTTTGGAGGATGGGTACCCTTGGTAATGGACGATGTCAAAGTGGCCACACATGAGAAGGAGTGGAAGTGCACAAACACTCTTGCCTGCCTAAATCTTG aCTCCATGTGTTGGGAGACCGTGTTGATGGATACCCTTGAAGACAACATCCCCAGGGCCCGTGCTGGCCACTGTGCTGTGGCCATTAATTCCAGACTCTATGTTTGGAGTGGCCGTGACGGTTACCGTAAAGCTTGGAACAACCAAGTCTGTTGTAAAGACCTGTGGTACCTGGAAACAG AGCGGCCTCACGCACCAGCCCGAGTGCAGTTAGTCCGTGCCAACACAAACTCCCTGGAGGTTAGCTGGGGTGCCGTTTCAACTGCTGACACCTACTTACTGCAGCTGCAGAAATATGACATCCCTGCAACTCCAGCTGCAGCCTCGCCAGCCATGAGTGCAACTCCCTCACAGCCTTTGAACTCGCCGAAGAGCCCCGCACCGGCTGCTGCAGCACCCTCTGCTCAGAGCCTATCACAGACAG CTGTTTTGAAGGTTGCAGCTCAACAGTCTGCCACAGGCACATCTGTTGTCACAGTCCGCCCCAGCCAGCCCGGGAAATCCCCtctcactgtgacatcacttcctccAGGTGTCCGAATGGTTGTGCCTGCCCAGACTACACAAGGATCG ccAATTGGCAGCAGCCCTCAGATGAGTGGCATGGCAgctttagcagcagcagctgcagcaacaCAGAAGATCCCACCCTCCTCTGCAGGCACTGTTCTCAATGTTCCTGCAGGTGCCACCATTCTCAAGACAGTAGCTGTTTCTCCTGGCACAGCCACAGTGAAAATGGCTTCACCAGTTATG gtCAGTAACCCGGCGACCCGGATGCTGAAAACCGCAGCAGCCCAGGTGGGCACAGCAACTGCATCCTCTCCCACAACCACCAGACCCATCATCACCGTGCACAAATCTGGTGCCGTCACAGTGGCCCAACAGGCCCAGGTGGTAACCACTGTGGTGGGAGGAGTTACCAAGACCATTACCCTGGTCAAGAGTCCCCTCACCATGGGCAGCAGTGGCACCCTG ATCTCCAACCTTGGCAAGATGATGTCTGTGGTACAAACCAAGCCAGTGCAGACATCAGCTGTTACAGGCCAGGCTTCCACTAACCCTCTCACACAGATCATACAG ACAAAGGGTCCCCTCCCAGCCGGCACCATCCTGAAGCTGGTGACCTCCGCAGATGGCAAgcccaccaccatcatcaccacttCCCAGGCAGGAGGCACAGGAAACAAGCCCACTATCCTCAACATCAGCGGGGTCTCTCCTACCACCACGAAGCAGGGAACCACCATCATTAAGACCATCCCAATGTCGGCCATCATGACCCAGCCAGGCGCTACAG GTGTGACAAGCAGTGCGGGCATGAAAACGCCTATCACAATTCTTACCACAAAGGTGATGACCACTGGAACTCCTGGTAAAATCATCACCGCAGTGCCCAAACTTGCCACTGCAGCCGGCCAGCAGGGACTGACACAG GTGGTTTTGAAGGGTGCTCCTGGACAACCTGGCACTATTTTGCGCACTGTGCCAATGAGCACAGTGGGTGGTGTTCGACTTGTTACACCAGTGACTGTGTCTGCAGTTAAGCCCACTGTCACAACTCTGGTTGTCAAGGGGACTACTG GTGTCACCACTCTTGGCACAGTCACTGGTACAGTCTCCACCAGCTTGGCAGGAGGCGCTGTGGACAGTTCCAACGCCTCTCTGGTTACCCCTATCACCACACTGGGAACCATCGCTACCCTGTCCAGCCAGGTCATCAGCCCATCTGCCATAACTGTGTCAACCGCTCAGACCAGCCTAACTTCTGCCTCCACACTGCCCTCCTCTACCATGACAGTGCAG AACCAGCCCACCCAGGTGACTCTAATAACAACTCCCAGCGGTGTAGAAGCTCAACCAGTGCAGGATCTACCAGTGTCCATCCTGGCTTCACCAACCTCTGAGCAGCCCAGCTCCACTGAGGCTGGAGCAGCTGGAGAGGGCTCTGGAACCGTCACCCTGGTCTGCTCTAACCCACCCTGTGAGACTCACGAGACAGGCACCACCAACACGGCCACCACCTCTTCTGCCACCATCGGAGCAGGACAGGTCTGCTCTAATCCGCCCTGCGAGACCCACGAGACCGGAACCACCAACACGGCCACCACCTCCTCTGCTACAATTGGAGCAGGACAGGTCTGCTCTAACCCGCCCTGCGAGACCCATGAAACGGGCACCACCAACACAGCCACGACTGCATCTTCAAACATGTCGGCCCTGCGTGTGTGCTCCAACCCACCATGCGAGACCCACGAAACTGGGACAACTAATACAGCTACCACAGCATCCTCTAGCATGGGAGGAGTCCAGCAGCTGTGCTCCAACCCACCTTGTGAGACCCACGTCACAGGGACCACCAACACAGCCACACAGGCATCGTCTAGCATGAACGCAGGCCAGACAGGCACCACACAGAGGGTGTGCTCCAACCCACCCTGTGAAACACATGAGACGGGGACCACCAACACCCCGTCCACAGCCACCTCCAGCATGGGAGGTGACCAGACCAGCACTGCGACAGGCATGGTCCAGACAGTCTGCTCCAACCCGCCCTGTGAAACACACGAGACTGGAACCACCAACACAGCCACCACTGCCACCTGCAACATGGAGACAGGCGAAGGCACAG CGcaacagacagaggagggagcagAAGATACCAGCAGCACAGAAGCAGCCTCCACCACTGCAGCCACTGGCATGGTTACCACCACCCAGGGCAGGGCCATCACTACCGTCACTCAGTCTACACCCGCCCCTGGACCCTCTGTACCT TCAATCTCATCGATCACAGAGGGTGTGAGCACTGCTGCCAGCTCCACAGAGGAACCCATGCAGACTGATGAGACAGCATCAGCAGAAGCTGCACCTGCAGAGGAGGGAGCCACCGCCATGGAGACGCAAGCAGAG GGAGAGGCAGCCGCAGCAACAGCCTTGAATCTGCCCTCAGAGCTGATGTCTGAGGGTCAGGGGGCCACGCTCATGGTGACAGGACTGTCGGACGAGGAGCTGGCcgtgactgcagcagcagaggctgctGCTCAGGCTGCAGCCACTGAAGAAGCCCAGGCCCTCGCTATCCAGGCTGTCCTCCAGGCAGCTCAGCAAGCCGTAATGA ATGAGGGTGACTCCACTGGAGAGAGCCAGCAACCCACCAGCATCCCCATCATGCTGACCCAGCAGGAGCTCGCTGCACTggtccaacagcagcagcagctccaggaggCTCAGGCTGCTGCACAGCAGGCCAGCGTAGACACCAGCCTACCCACTGAGGGCCTCGCGCCCGCTGACAGCCTCAACGACCCCTCTGTCGAGAGCAATGGACACAACGAGATGGCTGCCGCTGTCACCAGCGCCGTGGCGTCACTGCTGCCACGTACAACTGCTGAGA CACTCGCTCCATCAAGCACATTTGCACCGTCTGTATCGGTAGCAAGCCCAGCCAAACTGCAAGCAGCAGCCGCTCTAGCAGAGGTCGCCAATGGCATAGAGGGAGAG AAGCAAGGCCCTCAGCCAACCCCAGTGAAGCCTGTTGTAAAGAAGGAGAACCAGTGGTTTGATGTTGGAATTGTTAAAGTGACAAATATGGTCGTCACCCACTTCTATGTGCCAGCCGATGATTCTCATGGAGAT GATGACTCTGGCATCATGCCAGATTACAGCCAGATGAAGAAAATGGAGCTGCAGCCTGGAACAGCTTACAAGTTCCGTGTTGCTGGAATCAATGCTTGTGGTCGCGGATCGTTCTCAGAGATATCCGCATTCAAGACATGCCTACCAGGCTTCCCAGGGGCACCTTGCGCCATCAAAATCAGCAAG AGCCCAGACGGTGCCCACCTGACCTGGGAGCCGCCCTCGGTGACTTCAGGGAAGATTATCGAGTACTCCGTGTACCTGGCCATCCAGAGCAACCAGACGGCCGAAGCCAAGGCCTCCACCCCGGCACAGCTAGCCTTCATGCGTGTGTACTGTGGGCCCAACCCCTCTTGCTTGGTGCAGTCGTCCAGCCTCTCCAACGCCCACATCGATTACACCACCAAGCCAGCCATCATCTTCCGCATCGCCGCCCGCAACGAGAAGGGCTACGGTCCTGCCACCCAAGTCCGATGGCTCCAAG AATCTGGGAAAGATGCCGCCTCTGCGAAACCGGCCCCGAAAAGACCAGGCACCTCTCCAGATAC TAAGACTACTGGTCCAAAGAAAGCAAGGACGGACCAGTGA